The genomic segment CATCCATTCATCGCTCATGAGAGGAATTTCGATGTCCACCCTCAACGACCTCCCGCTGCCCCGCGCACTCGACCGCGCCATCGAAGCGGAACTGCGCCGCATCATCGACATGAAGACGAAGCCGCCGGGCAGCCTCGGCCGGCTCGAATCCCTCGCGCTGCAGATGGGTCTGATTCAACGCACGGTCAAGCCGCGCATCGAGCGTCCGGCGATGATCGTCTTTGCGGGCGATCACGGCATCGCGAAAGAGGGCGTGAGTTCGTATCCGCAGGAAGTGACCGCGCAGATGGTCGCGAATTTCCTGAGCGGAGGCGCGGCCATCAACGCGCTGTCGCGTTCGGTCGGCATGACGCTCGAAGTCGTCGATGCGGGCGTCGCGACGCCGCTTTTGTTTCCGTTCCCCATCGATCACGGCTATGAACGCCTGTCGCTGGGACTCGGCACGCGCAACTTCGCGCAAGAACCGGCGATGTCGCGCGAGATCGCGCTCGAAGGCATCGCGCGTGGCGCTGCGCGCGTGCGGCATCACGCGTCGCTCGGCACCAATGTGATCGGCTTCGGCGAGATGGGCATCGCGAATACGTCGGCGGCGGCTTGCCTGATGAGCCGTCTGTGCGATCTGCCGATCGACGAATGCGTCGGGCGCGGCACGGGTCTCGACGATCGCGGCCTCGCGCATAAACGCGATGTGCTCGGCCGCGCGCTCGCGCTGCATCGCAATGAGGGTGACGCGATCGATACGCTCGCGACCTTCGGCGGCTTCGAAATCGCGATGATCACGGGCGCGTATCTCGCCGCCGCGTGCGCCGGCATGACGATTCTCGTCGATGGCTTCATCGCGACATCGGCGCTGCTGGTGGCCGCGAAGATCGCGCCCGACGTGCTTGACTATTGCGTGTTCGCGCATGCGTCGAACGAGACGGGGCATCGCCGCATGCTGGCGCATTTCGATGCCGCGCCGCTGTTGCAACTCTATCTTCGGCTTGGCGAAGGCACGGGCGCGGCGCTCGCGCTGCCGATTCTGCGTGCGGCTGTCGCGTTCGTCGACGAGATGGCGAGCTTCGAGTCGGCGGGTGTATCGAACAAAGCTGATTGAGATGCGTGCGCTCGACGAACTGCGTTATTTCTTCACCGCGCTCGGCTATTTCACGCGCGTGCCGGTGCCGCGCTGGGTCGGCTTCGAGCGCGCGTATCTGAATGCGGCGGCGCGTTACTTTCCGCTCGTCGGCGCGATGGTCGGCGGCGTCGCGGCGCTCGTGTATCTCGCGGCGTTGCGTGTGTTTCCCGCGAGTGTCGCGGTGCTGCTTTCGATGGCCGCGACGCTCGTGTTGACAGGCGCGTTCCACGAAGACGGACTCGCCGATTGCGTCGATGCCTTCGGCGGCGCGTACACGCGCGAGGATGCGTTGCGCATCATGCACGACTCGCGCATCGGCGCGTTCGGCGCGATTGCGTTGATGATCGCGCTTGCGTTGAAATGGCAGACGCTTGCGGTCATGCCGACGCAACGCGTCGCGTGGACGATGATCGCCGCGCACGCCGCGAGCCGCGTGTTCGCGATCAGCTATCTCGTCACGCTCGATTACGTGCGCGCGGAAGGCAAGGCGAAGCCGGTCGCG from the Caballeronia sp. NK8 genome contains:
- the cobT gene encoding nicotinate-nucleotide--dimethylbenzimidazole phosphoribosyltransferase; amino-acid sequence: MSTLNDLPLPRALDRAIEAELRRIIDMKTKPPGSLGRLESLALQMGLIQRTVKPRIERPAMIVFAGDHGIAKEGVSSYPQEVTAQMVANFLSGGAAINALSRSVGMTLEVVDAGVATPLLFPFPIDHGYERLSLGLGTRNFAQEPAMSREIALEGIARGAARVRHHASLGTNVIGFGEMGIANTSAAACLMSRLCDLPIDECVGRGTGLDDRGLAHKRDVLGRALALHRNEGDAIDTLATFGGFEIAMITGAYLAAACAGMTILVDGFIATSALLVAAKIAPDVLDYCVFAHASNETGHRRMLAHFDAAPLLQLYLRLGEGTGAALALPILRAAVAFVDEMASFESAGVSNKAD
- a CDS encoding adenosylcobinamide-GDP ribazoletransferase, whose amino-acid sequence is MRALDELRYFFTALGYFTRVPVPRWVGFERAYLNAAARYFPLVGAMVGGVAALVYLAALRVFPASVAVLLSMAATLVLTGAFHEDGLADCVDAFGGAYTREDALRIMHDSRIGAFGAIALMIALALKWQTLAVMPTQRVAWTMIAAHAASRVFAISYLVTLDYVRAEGKAKPVAQRMSLASFALALVFGLPWLFVIDWKFACFTIVALVVLRFFIGRYFVRRIGGYTGDCLGFAQQVFEIAIYLIGLAWISF